The Coffea arabica cultivar ET-39 chromosome 1e, Coffea Arabica ET-39 HiFi, whole genome shotgun sequence genome has a window encoding:
- the LOC113703345 gene encoding uncharacterized protein isoform X3, with protein MVSLALDSTILPRTSCRRRILSRSFSSSISTRTSGISPPVIGFKSISIRAFPYKPLIAAAAAASDNNQEAEVEEEQASRRIVLDSLRVLEWDKLCDSVASFAGTCLGKQATKEQLWSLNKTYEDSVRLLQETNAVVEMHKYGAMLDFVGIDTALVKSAIQCAKRDSPVTGSEAMALVALLQFAEALQFNLKAAVKQDADWYQRFMPLSEKISELVISRPLIRFIQQLVDEDGSVKDSASSALKQSREQVRFIERKLYQLMESFIRNEMKETSSLVVSSVDGRWCITSGTKIQSYVKGLLLSSGSGAGSILEPLSAVPLNDQLQQARASVAKAEADVLLKITKKMQMDLNEIEIVFDDMIELDVINARARYSLSFGGSFPDIFLPQAEDGCRPSAVLSKATTSVVSHPTQKNWTLYLPKAYHPLLIQQHRQRLMKAKKDVNDAVAEIRRRKQGGSMVGKKETDLCISSLEQEVAELQEAGPVPSDVFIARNTRVVVITGPNTGGKTICLKTVALAAMMAKSGIYVLASEPVKIPWFDFVFADIGDEQSLSQSLSTFSGHVKQISVGAGTNPQEGAALGMALLESFAEAGPLLTMATTHHGELKTLKYSNKAFENACMEFHEMNLKPTFRILWGVPGRSNAISIAERLGIPNAILDNARELYGVASAEINEIIVEMERFKHNFHKQIQEAQHYLILSKKLHSDLVLTSKNVKEHQRNQRYKMTQKISETAGSARSRLHEKVRQLRTSHNNWQHRSMVKKSEDTLTSVDLQSEAGRSETSNASETLTANNTRQQPVPADKKAEIPKEGDTVVVPSLNKKAVVLKVEPSKEEIVVQAGNMKLKLRLVDVI; from the exons ATGGTTTCTTTGGCCTTAGATTCCACTATCCTCCCAAGAACAAGTTGTAGAAGAAGAATCTTGAGCAGAAGTTTTAGTAGTAGTATTAGTACGAGAACTAGTGGGATTTCTCCTCCTGTTATTGGTTTCAAGAGTATCAGTATCAGAGCCTTTCCCTACAAACCTTTGATTGCTGCAGCTGCTGCTGCTTCAGATAATAATCAAGAAGCAGAAGTAGAAGAAGAACAAGCATCAAGAAGAATTGTTCTGGACAGCCTCAGAGTCCTTGAGTGGGATAAACTATGTGACTCTGTAGCTTCTTTTGCTGGTACTTGTTTAGGCAAACAGGCCACCAAG GAGCAATTGTGGTCATTGAACAAAACGTATGAGGATAGTGTAAGGCTTCTTCAAGAGACAAATGCGGTAGTGGAGATGCACAAGTATGGTGCCATGCTGGACTTTGTTGGCATTGACACTGCCCTT GTCAAATCGGCTATACAATGTGCAAAGAGAGATTCCCCTGTTACTGGAAGTGAAGCTATGGCCCTTGTTGCTCTCTTACAGTTTGCAGAGGCGTTGCAGTTTAATCTGAAAGCTGCTGTTAAACAAGATGCCGACTGGTATCAGCGTTTCATGCCTCTTTCTGAAAAG ATTTCAGAACTTGTTATAAGTAGACCACTGATAAGGTTCATACAGCAACTTGTAGATGAAGATGGCTCTGTTAAGGATTCTGcg AGTTCTGCTTTGAAACAATCCCGGGAGCAAGTACGCTTTATTGAAAGAAAG TTATACCAGTTGATGGAAAGCTTCATCAGGAATGAAATGAAAGAAACATCCTCTTTG GTAGTGAGCAGTGTTGATGGCAGATGGTGCATAACTTCAGGCACCAAAATTCAATCATATGTCAAGGGGCTACTGTTGTCAAG TGGTTCAGGTGCAGGTAGCATTCTAGAACCCCTTTCTGCTGTCCCACTTAATGACCAGTTGCAACAAGCAAGGGCATCTGTTGCTAAGGCTGAAGCTGATGTGCTTTTAAAGATAACAAAGAAG ATGCAAATGGATCTTAATGAGATTGAAATCGTGTTCGATGATATGATTGAACTAGATGTG ATAAATGCCAGAGCACGATATAGTCTATCATTTGGGGGCTCATTTCCTGATATATTTTTGCCACAAGCCGAGGATGGTTGCCGTCCATCTGCTGTTTTGTCAAAGGCAACTACTTCAGTGGTTTCTCATCCAACCCAGAAGAATTGGACTTTGTATCTTCCGAAAGCTTATCATCCTCTCCTCATTCAGCAGCATCGGCAGAGACTaatgaaggccaagaaggatgtCAATGATGCTGTTGCT GAAATCAGGAGGAGAAAACAAGGAGGAAGCATGgtgggaaagaaagaaacagattTATGTATTTCATCCTTGGAACAGGAG GTTGCTGAGTTACAAGAAGCTGGTCCAGTTCCTAGTGATGTATTTATTGCTAGAAATACTAGAGTTGTTGTAATAACAGGCCCCAATACTGGAGGCAAAACTATTTGCTTGAAGACTGTTGCCTTGGCTGCCATGATGGCAAAATCAG GTATATATGTGTTAGCTTCTGAACCAGTAAAGATCCCTTGGTTTGATTTTGTCTTTGCGGATATTGGTGATGAACAGTCCTTGTCTCAGTCTCTGTCTACCTTCTCTGGCCATGTGAAGCAAATTAGT GTGGGCGCAGGAACAAATCCCCAAGAAGGCGCTGCATTGGGAATGGCATTGCTTGAATCTTTTGCAGAGGCTGGTCCATTACTAACAATGGCAACAACACATCATGGAGAACTTAAAACCCTTAAATACAG CAATAAAGCCTTCGAAAATGCATGCATGGAGTTTCACGAGATGAACTTGAAGCCCACCTTTAGGATTCTTTGGGGAGTACCAG GCCGTTCAAATGCAATCAGCATTGCTGAAAGGCTTGGAATTCCAAATGCAATTTTGGATAATGCTCGTGAACTTTATGGAGTGGCTAGTGCAGAAATTAACGAG ATTATAGTAGAAATGGAGAGATTTAAGCATAATTTCCATAAGCAAATCCAGGAAGCTCAACATTATCTGAT ATTGTCGAAAAAACTCCATAGCGATCTAGTGTTGACCAGCAAAAATGTCAAGGAACACCAAAGGAATCAAAGATACAAGATGACACAAAAAATATCTGAGACTGCAGGTTCAGCACGTTCAAGGCTTCATGAGAAAGTACGACAGCTTCGAACATCTCATAACAATTGGCAACATAGGTCAATGGTTAAAAAGAGCGAGGACACTTTGACTTCTGTTGATCTGCAAAGTGAAGCAGGAAGAAGTGAGACCTCCAATGCCTCTGAGACTCTAACTGCAAATAATACGAGGCAGCAACCAGTCCCAG CAGATAAAAAAGCTGAAATTCCAAAAGAAGGTGATACAGTGGTAGTTCCTTCTCTCAACAAGAAAGCAGTAGTTTTGAAGGTGGAGCCATCCAAGGAAGAAATAGTTGTTCAAGCTGGCAATATGAAGCTGAAGTTAAGGCTGGTGGATGTAATCTGA
- the LOC113703345 gene encoding uncharacterized protein isoform X6 gives MVSLALDSTILPRTSCRRRILSRSFSSSISTRTSGISPPVIGFKSISIRAFPYKPLIAAAAAASDNNQEAEVEEEQASRRIVLDSLRVLEWDKLCDSVASFAGTCLGKQATKEQLWSLNKTYEDSVRLLQETNAVVEMHKYGAMLDFVGIDTALVKSAIQCAKRDSPVTGSEAMALVALLQFAEALQFNLKAAVKQDADWYQRFMPLSEKISELVISRPLIRFIQQLVDEDGSVKDSASSALKQSREQVRFIERKLYQLMESFIRNEMKETSSLVVSSVDGRWCITSGTKIQSYVKGLLLSSGSGAGSILEPLSAVPLNDQLQQARASVAKAEADVLLKITKKMQMDLNEIEIVFDDMIELDVINARARYSLSFGGSFPDIFLPQAEDGCRPSAVLSKATTSVVSHPTQKNWTLYLPKAYHPLLIQQHRQRLMKAKKDVNDAVAEIRRRKQGGSMVGKKETDLCISSLEQEVAELQEAGPVPSDVFIARNTRVVVITGPNTGGKTICLKTVALAAMMAKSGIYVLASEPVKIPWFDFVFADIGDEQSLSQSLSTFSGHVKQISEILSHSTTLSLVLLDEVGAGTNPQEGAALGMALLESFAEAGPLLTMATTHHGELKTLKYSNKAFENACMEFHEMNLKPTFRILWGVPGRSNAISIAERLGIPNAILDNARELYGVASAEINEIVEKTP, from the exons ATGGTTTCTTTGGCCTTAGATTCCACTATCCTCCCAAGAACAAGTTGTAGAAGAAGAATCTTGAGCAGAAGTTTTAGTAGTAGTATTAGTACGAGAACTAGTGGGATTTCTCCTCCTGTTATTGGTTTCAAGAGTATCAGTATCAGAGCCTTTCCCTACAAACCTTTGATTGCTGCAGCTGCTGCTGCTTCAGATAATAATCAAGAAGCAGAAGTAGAAGAAGAACAAGCATCAAGAAGAATTGTTCTGGACAGCCTCAGAGTCCTTGAGTGGGATAAACTATGTGACTCTGTAGCTTCTTTTGCTGGTACTTGTTTAGGCAAACAGGCCACCAAG GAGCAATTGTGGTCATTGAACAAAACGTATGAGGATAGTGTAAGGCTTCTTCAAGAGACAAATGCGGTAGTGGAGATGCACAAGTATGGTGCCATGCTGGACTTTGTTGGCATTGACACTGCCCTT GTCAAATCGGCTATACAATGTGCAAAGAGAGATTCCCCTGTTACTGGAAGTGAAGCTATGGCCCTTGTTGCTCTCTTACAGTTTGCAGAGGCGTTGCAGTTTAATCTGAAAGCTGCTGTTAAACAAGATGCCGACTGGTATCAGCGTTTCATGCCTCTTTCTGAAAAG ATTTCAGAACTTGTTATAAGTAGACCACTGATAAGGTTCATACAGCAACTTGTAGATGAAGATGGCTCTGTTAAGGATTCTGcg AGTTCTGCTTTGAAACAATCCCGGGAGCAAGTACGCTTTATTGAAAGAAAG TTATACCAGTTGATGGAAAGCTTCATCAGGAATGAAATGAAAGAAACATCCTCTTTG GTAGTGAGCAGTGTTGATGGCAGATGGTGCATAACTTCAGGCACCAAAATTCAATCATATGTCAAGGGGCTACTGTTGTCAAG TGGTTCAGGTGCAGGTAGCATTCTAGAACCCCTTTCTGCTGTCCCACTTAATGACCAGTTGCAACAAGCAAGGGCATCTGTTGCTAAGGCTGAAGCTGATGTGCTTTTAAAGATAACAAAGAAG ATGCAAATGGATCTTAATGAGATTGAAATCGTGTTCGATGATATGATTGAACTAGATGTG ATAAATGCCAGAGCACGATATAGTCTATCATTTGGGGGCTCATTTCCTGATATATTTTTGCCACAAGCCGAGGATGGTTGCCGTCCATCTGCTGTTTTGTCAAAGGCAACTACTTCAGTGGTTTCTCATCCAACCCAGAAGAATTGGACTTTGTATCTTCCGAAAGCTTATCATCCTCTCCTCATTCAGCAGCATCGGCAGAGACTaatgaaggccaagaaggatgtCAATGATGCTGTTGCT GAAATCAGGAGGAGAAAACAAGGAGGAAGCATGgtgggaaagaaagaaacagattTATGTATTTCATCCTTGGAACAGGAG GTTGCTGAGTTACAAGAAGCTGGTCCAGTTCCTAGTGATGTATTTATTGCTAGAAATACTAGAGTTGTTGTAATAACAGGCCCCAATACTGGAGGCAAAACTATTTGCTTGAAGACTGTTGCCTTGGCTGCCATGATGGCAAAATCAG GTATATATGTGTTAGCTTCTGAACCAGTAAAGATCCCTTGGTTTGATTTTGTCTTTGCGGATATTGGTGATGAACAGTCCTTGTCTCAGTCTCTGTCTACCTTCTCTGGCCATGTGAAGCAAATTAGT GAAATTCTATCTCATTCAACAACTTTGTCATTAGTGCTACTAGATGAA GTGGGCGCAGGAACAAATCCCCAAGAAGGCGCTGCATTGGGAATGGCATTGCTTGAATCTTTTGCAGAGGCTGGTCCATTACTAACAATGGCAACAACACATCATGGAGAACTTAAAACCCTTAAATACAG CAATAAAGCCTTCGAAAATGCATGCATGGAGTTTCACGAGATGAACTTGAAGCCCACCTTTAGGATTCTTTGGGGAGTACCAG GCCGTTCAAATGCAATCAGCATTGCTGAAAGGCTTGGAATTCCAAATGCAATTTTGGATAATGCTCGTGAACTTTATGGAGTGGCTAGTGCAGAAATTAACGAG ATTGTCGAAAAAACTCCATAG